The proteins below come from a single Methanothrix thermoacetophila PT genomic window:
- a CDS encoding AAA family ATPase, protein MKSSEELLSKIKSLIDALEELRLHIGVKDISIGSKRFNAQLVFCLANACLRNRAVLLYGGMGANKTTLVNILGGVFMNMSFDDVENLMVTGHPEQTEEKIIGFIDPRQWMQPTSSEIRVLWTPWARSRWKLINEINRFPAGKQNLFLEIIKKRKITYAGQVLEPGDTCYFATMNPEFSSTYPVDEALMDRISACIPAVQPDLLAGLNLAERTEEIRDLAEQLPKFSADEFDALPHAVEGIPLDFLTELCIVSLIRDFTLCERAPCFDKTQLSGRNPSHGLCSGCHYYNNPEVCCWQIDEGLSDRVRQDLRAFTKAVSFVCGISNGSRIEVLRAVAPYIIWHRVTPNRSMLERPPYYGAKRLEYISDLVQKSIDRTVNERGEMNMIFSRAVDGELTVERAIKELSEHDDPIARLDYIPMLERLR, encoded by the coding sequence ATGAAATCCTCTGAGGAGCTGCTCTCGAAGATCAAATCGCTCATTGATGCCCTGGAGGAGCTGCGCCTTCACATCGGAGTTAAAGATATCTCCATCGGATCCAAGAGGTTCAACGCGCAGCTCGTCTTCTGCCTGGCCAACGCATGCCTCAGAAACAGGGCAGTTTTGCTCTACGGCGGCATGGGCGCTAACAAAACAACGCTTGTGAACATTCTTGGTGGTGTGTTCATGAACATGAGCTTCGATGACGTGGAGAACCTCATGGTCACAGGACACCCAGAGCAGACAGAGGAGAAGATCATTGGCTTCATAGATCCAAGACAGTGGATGCAGCCCACCAGCTCAGAAATCAGAGTTCTCTGGACGCCGTGGGCGAGATCCAGGTGGAAGCTCATCAACGAGATCAACAGGTTTCCTGCTGGAAAGCAGAACCTCTTCCTGGAGATCATCAAGAAGAGAAAGATAACCTATGCGGGCCAGGTGCTGGAGCCGGGGGACACATGCTACTTTGCCACGATGAACCCGGAGTTCAGCTCCACCTACCCTGTTGATGAGGCCCTGATGGACAGAATATCCGCATGCATCCCAGCGGTACAGCCCGACCTTCTCGCCGGCCTGAACCTCGCGGAGCGCACAGAGGAGATACGAGATCTGGCGGAGCAGCTCCCGAAGTTCTCAGCAGACGAATTTGATGCACTGCCTCACGCGGTTGAGGGCATACCGCTGGATTTCCTCACAGAACTCTGCATAGTCTCACTGATCCGCGACTTCACGCTATGCGAGCGCGCGCCGTGTTTTGATAAAACACAGCTCTCAGGCAGGAATCCAAGTCATGGTCTCTGCTCTGGATGCCATTACTACAACAACCCTGAGGTCTGCTGCTGGCAGATCGATGAGGGCCTTTCTGACAGGGTTCGACAGGATCTGAGGGCATTCACAAAGGCTGTCTCGTTTGTCTGTGGTATCAGTAACGGATCCAGAATCGAGGTGTTGAGGGCGGTTGCACCCTATATCATATGGCATAGGGTGACACCGAACCGCTCAATGCTCGAGAGGCCTCCATACTATGGAGCAAAGCGCCTGGAGTACATCTCAGATCTGGTTCAGAAGAGCATAGACAGGACTGTGAATGAGCGCGGGGAGATGAACATGATATTCTCAAGGGCGGTCGATGGGGAGCTCACGGTTGAGAGAGCGATAAAAGAGCTCTCAGAGCACGACGACCCGATCGCGAGGCTGGATTACATCCCGATGCTCGAGAGGCTGAGGTAG
- the acs gene encoding acetate--CoA ligase, translating into MAEETAKTAVLLEERRLFHPPKELVENSNVMQWMKKKGFKTEKEMREWCSKNYVEFWDEMAKTYADWFEPYKQVLDWKPPYAKWFVGGKVNMAYNAVDRHAKSWRRNKVAYIGVGEPLGDVRKFTYGDLYREVNKFANGLKSLGVEKGDRVSIYMPMIPELPIAMLACAKIGAIHSVVFSGFSSKAYADRVIDAESKISITVDGFWRRGKIVELKKQADEAIQDAPTVKHQIVYKRTGQDIPWNKDRDIWWHDLVKDQPAECETEQLDPEHRLFILYTSGTTGKPKGIEHAHGGYCVGVPQTLHWVFDLKEDDVWWCTADIGWITGHSYIVYGPLSLGATSIIYEGSPDYPDFGRWWSIIEEFGVNVLYTAPTAIRMFMRAGEQWPAKYNMKCLRLLGTVGEPINPEAWVWYRKNIGRDELQIMDTWWQTETGTFIGSPLPITPLKPGSCTFALPGYSMDVWDEAGKPVPPGEGGNIVILEPYPSMLRDFYKDPDRYFRTYWETYWNVRAGTYLAGDKGRRDEDGYFWIQGRIDDVIKVAGHRIGNSEVESAAVSHPKVAEAAVIGKPDPVKGEVIIVFAILREGVQESEELKKDIAKHIRETLGPVAMPEAVYFVKDVPKTRSGKIMRRVIRAKAMGQPVGDISTLANPEAVDAIPKIV; encoded by the coding sequence ATGGCCGAGGAAACCGCAAAAACTGCGGTCCTTCTCGAGGAGAGGAGGTTGTTCCATCCCCCGAAGGAGCTGGTTGAGAACTCAAATGTGATGCAGTGGATGAAGAAGAAGGGCTTCAAGACAGAGAAAGAGATGCGGGAATGGTGCTCAAAGAACTATGTTGAGTTCTGGGACGAGATGGCCAAGACGTATGCAGATTGGTTCGAGCCCTACAAGCAGGTCCTCGACTGGAAGCCTCCGTATGCCAAGTGGTTCGTTGGCGGCAAGGTCAACATGGCCTATAACGCGGTGGACAGGCATGCGAAGTCCTGGAGGAGAAATAAGGTGGCGTACATCGGTGTGGGTGAGCCGCTGGGCGACGTGAGGAAGTTCACCTATGGTGACCTCTACAGAGAGGTTAACAAGTTCGCAAATGGCCTGAAGAGTCTGGGCGTCGAGAAGGGCGATAGAGTCAGCATATACATGCCAATGATTCCTGAGCTCCCGATAGCGATGCTTGCATGCGCAAAGATCGGTGCGATCCACAGCGTTGTCTTCTCAGGATTCAGCTCGAAGGCGTATGCTGACAGGGTTATCGATGCGGAGTCGAAGATATCGATCACCGTTGATGGATTCTGGAGGCGCGGAAAGATTGTGGAGCTCAAAAAGCAGGCTGACGAGGCGATTCAGGATGCTCCAACAGTAAAGCATCAGATCGTTTACAAGAGAACCGGCCAGGATATCCCATGGAACAAGGACAGGGATATCTGGTGGCATGATCTCGTAAAGGATCAGCCTGCTGAGTGCGAGACCGAGCAGCTTGACCCAGAGCATAGGCTGTTCATTCTGTACACATCAGGCACGACAGGAAAGCCGAAGGGCATAGAGCACGCGCACGGCGGATACTGTGTTGGCGTTCCGCAGACTCTCCACTGGGTCTTCGATCTCAAAGAGGATGACGTCTGGTGGTGTACAGCAGACATCGGATGGATCACAGGACATTCCTACATCGTATACGGCCCGCTCTCGCTCGGCGCGACCAGCATAATATACGAGGGATCTCCTGATTACCCGGACTTCGGAAGATGGTGGTCTATAATCGAAGAGTTCGGCGTGAACGTGCTCTACACAGCGCCAACCGCGATCAGGATGTTCATGAGGGCCGGTGAGCAGTGGCCTGCCAAGTACAACATGAAGTGTTTGCGACTGTTGGGCACCGTGGGCGAGCCGATCAACCCGGAGGCCTGGGTCTGGTACAGGAAGAACATCGGAAGGGATGAGCTCCAGATCATGGACACCTGGTGGCAGACCGAGACCGGCACGTTCATAGGCTCTCCGCTTCCGATCACGCCGCTCAAGCCAGGAAGCTGCACGTTCGCTCTGCCGGGATACAGCATGGATGTATGGGACGAGGCTGGAAAGCCTGTGCCTCCAGGAGAGGGCGGAAACATCGTCATACTTGAGCCGTATCCATCGATGCTGAGAGACTTCTACAAAGACCCCGATAGGTATTTCAGGACGTACTGGGAGACCTATTGGAACGTCAGGGCCGGAACGTACCTGGCAGGCGACAAGGGCAGAAGGGATGAGGACGGCTACTTCTGGATACAGGGCAGGATCGATGATGTCATCAAGGTCGCAGGCCACAGGATCGGGAACTCGGAGGTTGAGTCGGCTGCAGTTTCACATCCGAAGGTCGCAGAGGCAGCTGTCATCGGCAAGCCGGATCCGGTCAAGGGCGAGGTCATAATAGTATTCGCCATACTCAGAGAGGGGGTGCAGGAGAGCGAGGAGCTCAAGAAGGACATCGCAAAGCATATCAGAGAGACACTCGGGCCTGTTGCAATGCCTGAGGCGGTATACTTCGTCAAGGACGTCCCGAAGACGAGATCCGGAAAGATCATGCGCAGGGTCATAAGGGCGAAGGCGATGGGGCAGCCTGTCGGAGACATATCCACACTTGCAAATCCAGAAGCAGTGGACGCTATACCGAAGATTGTGTAG